In Kogia breviceps isolate mKogBre1 chromosome 7, mKogBre1 haplotype 1, whole genome shotgun sequence, a single window of DNA contains:
- the TMEM132A gene encoding transmembrane protein 132A isoform X5, producing MPVRPGQLFSATLLLQHNFTAGVLTLRIKVKKGLQVTAARPVQPALWTAKLDRFKGSKHHTTLITCHQDRPAGPDSSSPLELSEFLWVDFLVENDTSGGVAVTRPVTWQLEYPGQAPEAEKDKMVWEILVSERDIRALVPLAKAEELVNTAPLTGVPRHIPVRLVTVDSGGALVEVTEHVGCESANTQVLQVSEACDAVFVAGKESRGARGVRVDFWWRRLRASLRLTVWAPLLPLRIELTDTTLEQVRGWRVPGPAEGVLGPEAAEAEEAERRVRGCRLQYQRAGVRFLVPFAAHPLDGGRRLTHLLGPDWLLDVSHLVAPHARVQDPSVASLEGGRVLVGREPGVTSIEVRSPLSDSILGEQVLAVTDDKVSVLELRVQPVMGISLALSRGTAHPGEVTATCWAQSALPAPKQEVALSLWLSFSDHTLAPAELYNHRDLGLSVSAEEPGAVLPAYERGAQLGVVVSGAGVKGLPLHVALHPPEPCRRGRHRVPLASGTAWLGLSPTPTPAPALPSSPARSPPAPEASVGGERRAAGSVQGGGDVRRKFEQAEEEAGKEKAEAREEEEEEEEMVPAPQRVTELELGMYALLGIFCLAILIFLVNGVVFMLRYQLKEPPDSAADPAAPQPHNWVWLGTDQEDLSRQLDRQSPGLPKGEGGCPCESGGGGEALTPAQAPAGGTTSSSNTLARKEAGGRRKRVEFVTFAPAPPAQLPEEPVGAPAVQSILVAGEEDIRWVCEDMGLKDPEELRSYMERIRGSS from the exons GATCAAAGTAAAGAAGGGGCTGCAGGTGACAGCTGCCCGCCCAGTCCAGCCAGCCCTCTGGACTGCCAAGCTGGACCGATTCAAGGGCTCCAAGCACCATACCACGCTCATCACCTGCCACCAGGACAGGCCCGCGGGGCCAGACTCCAG CAGCCCCCTTGAACTGTCCGAGTTCCTGTGGGTGGACTTTTTGGTGGAGAATGACACTAGTGGGGGCGTGGCAGTCACTCGCCCTGTCACATGGCAGCTGGAGTACCCAGGCCAGGCCCCCGAAGCAGAGAAGGACAAAATGGTGTGGGAGATCCTGGTGTCGGAGCGGGACATAAGAGCCCTCGTCCCACTGGCCAAG GCTGAGGAGCTGGTGAACACGGCGCCGTTGACTGGAGTGCCACGGCACATCCCTGTGCGCCTCGTCACCGTGGACAGTGGCGGAGCTCTGGTGGAGGTGACAGAGCACGTCGGCTGCGAGTCAGCCAACACACAGGTCCTGCAG GTGTCCGAGGCCTGTGACGCTGTGTTTGTGGCTGGCAAGGAGAGCCGGGGTGCTCGGGGGGTGCGGGTGGACTTCTGGTGGCGCCGGCTGCGGGCCTCGCTGCGGCTGACCGTGTGGGCCCCGCTGCTGCCCCTTCGCATCGAACTCACCGACACCACCCTCGAGCAGGTCCGAGGCTGGAGGGTACCTGGCCCCGCGGAAGG GGTGCTGGGGCCCGAGGCGGCAGAGGCGGAGGAGGCCGAGCGGCGCGTCCGCGGCTGCCGCCTGCAGTACCAGCGCGCCGGCGTGCGCTTCCTCGTCCCTTTCGCGGCCCACCCACTGGACGGCGGCCGCCGCCTCACCCACCTGCTCGGCCCGGACTGGCTGCTGGACGTGTCCCACCTCGTGGCGCCGCACGCCCGCGTGCAGGACCCGAGCGTAGCCTCGCTGGAGGGAGGCCGCGTTCTGGTGGGCCGGGAGCCCGGCGTCACCTCCATCGAG GTGCGCTCCCCGCTGTCTGACTCCATCCTGGGGGAGCAGGTGCTGGCTGTGACGGATGACAAGGTCTCCGTGCTGGAGCTGCGGGTGCAGCCAGTGATGGGCATCTCACTTGCCCTAAGCCGGGGCACTGCCCACCCCGGGGAGGTCACAGCCACGTGCTGGGCACAGTCAGCCCTTCCTGCCCCAAAGCAG GAGGTGGCCCTCTCCCTGTGGCTGTCCTTCTCTGACCACACCCTGGCCCCCGCTGAGCTCTACAACCACCGTGACCTGGGATTGTCCGTCTCGGCCGAGGAGCCTGGAGCTGTGCTGCCAGCCTATGAGCGGGGTGCCCAACTCGGGGTGGTGGTGAGTGGGGCGGGCGTCAAGGGCCTGCCCCTGCATGTGGCTCTGCACCCGCCTGAGCCCTGCCGCCGGGGCCGCCACCGTGTGCCCCTGGCCTCTGGCACCGCCTGGCTAGGGctgtcccccactcccaccccagcccctgccctcccatcCAGCCCAGCTCGGAGCCCACCGGCCCCAGAGGCCAGCGTGGGTGGGGAACGGCGGGCGGCAGGTAGTGTGCAGGGCGGCGGGGACGTGAGGCGCAAGTTTgagcaggcagaggaggaggccgggaaggagaaggcagaggctagggaggaggaggaggaagaggaggagatggTCCCCGCCCCTCAGCGGGTCACCGAACTAGAGCTGGGCATGTACGCCCTGCTGGGCATCTTCTGCCTGGCCATCCTCATCTTCCTGGTCAATGGTGTGGTCTTCATGCTGCGCTACCAGCTCAAGGAGCCCCCCGACAGCGCTGCCGACCCTgccgccccccagccccacaACTGGGTCTGGCTGGGCACTGACCAGGAGGACCTGAGCCGCCAGCTGGACCGGCAGTCCCCTGGCCtgcccaagggggaggggggctgcccCTGCgagagtgggggaggaggggaggccctGACCCCGGCCCAGGCCCCTGCTGGGGGCACCACCAGCTCCTCGAACACCCTGGCCAGGAAGGAAGCCGGGGGGCGGCGGAAGCGAGTAGAGTTTGTGACGTTTGCGCCAGcacccccagcccagctgccCGAGGAGCCCGTGGGGGCCCCTGCCGTGCAATCCATCCTGGTGGCAGGCGAGGAGGACATCCGCTGGGTGTGTGAGGACATGGGGCTGAAGGACCCCGAGGAGCTGCGCAGCTACATGGAGCGGATCCGGGGCAGCTCCTGA